The following coding sequences lie in one Mycobacterium sp. Z3061 genomic window:
- a CDS encoding phosphotransferase family protein encodes MTSVDRLNGLELAALDGYLRSLDVPRTGELRGEFISGGRSNLTFRVYDDATSWLVRRPPLHGLTPSAHDMAREFKVVAALRDTAVPVARAIALCEDDTVLGAPFQIVEFVEGQVVRRRSQLEALGRRAIDGCVDSLIRVLVDLHSIDPASVGLADFGKPDGYLERQVRRWGSQWDLVRLPEDRRDDDVARLHSALQQAIPQQSRTSIVHGDYRIDNTILDNDDPTIVRAVVDWELSTLGDPISDAALMCVYRDPALDLIIDTPAAWTSPLLPSADELADRYSLVSGQPLGQWEFYMALAYFKLAIIAAGIDFRRRMSEQAEGQASDDAPEVVAPLISRGLAEIAKLS; translated from the coding sequence GTGACATCGGTGGACCGACTCAACGGCCTCGAGCTGGCTGCGCTGGACGGGTATCTGCGTTCACTGGACGTTCCGCGCACCGGTGAGTTGCGCGGCGAGTTCATCTCCGGCGGCCGCTCCAACCTGACGTTCCGCGTCTATGACGACGCGACGAGCTGGCTGGTCCGGCGTCCGCCGCTGCACGGCCTGACGCCGTCCGCGCACGACATGGCCCGCGAGTTCAAGGTGGTGGCCGCGCTGCGGGACACGGCGGTGCCGGTGGCGCGCGCGATCGCCCTGTGTGAGGACGACACGGTGCTGGGCGCACCGTTCCAGATCGTCGAATTCGTCGAGGGTCAGGTGGTGCGCCGTCGCTCGCAACTCGAAGCGCTCGGCCGCCGCGCCATCGACGGCTGCGTCGATTCGCTGATCCGGGTTCTCGTCGACCTGCACAGCATCGACCCCGCCTCCGTCGGGCTGGCCGACTTCGGCAAACCCGACGGGTACCTGGAGCGACAGGTGCGCCGGTGGGGTTCGCAGTGGGACCTGGTGCGGTTACCCGAGGACCGCCGCGACGACGACGTCGCACGCTTGCATTCGGCGCTGCAGCAAGCGATTCCGCAGCAGAGCCGGACGTCGATCGTGCACGGCGACTACCGGATCGACAACACCATCCTGGACAACGACGACCCGACGATCGTTCGCGCGGTAGTCGACTGGGAGCTTTCGACTCTGGGTGACCCGATCAGCGACGCGGCGCTCATGTGCGTCTACCGCGACCCGGCGCTGGATCTGATCATCGACACCCCGGCCGCCTGGACGTCGCCGCTACTGCCCTCGGCCGACGAACTGGCCGACCGGTACTCGCTGGTGTCCGGGCAGCCGCTGGGGCAGTGGGAGTTCTACATGGCCCTCGCCTACTTCAAGCTCGCCATCATCGCCGCGGGTATCGACTTCCGCCGCCGCATGTCCGAGCAGGCCGAGGGCCAGGCTTCCGACGACGCGCCCGAGGTGGTGGCGCCGCTGATCTCGCGCGGACTCGCGGAGATCGCCAAGCTGTCCTAA
- a CDS encoding ABC transporter ATP-binding protein, with product MITFDSVSKVFAGGATAVDRLSLQVPEGKLTVFVGSSGCGKTTALRMINRMVDPTSGTVTVDGRDVSTVDPVRLRRGIGYVIQSAGLMPHQRVIDNVATVPVLRGQSRRIARAAAYEVLERVGLNPKLASRYPAQLSGGEQQRVGVARALAADPPILLMDEAFSAVDPVVRHTLQNEILRLQSELRKTIVFVTHDIDEALRLADRVAVFGSGGVLQQYDEPAQLLARPANDFVAKFIGLGRGYRWLQLIDAAGLPVHDIATIPADDLAGAASPDGWALVVDADGAPRGWIDADGLGRHRGGQPLAEAMTAVGSVFHIDGNLSQALDAALSSPSSVGVAVDRAEKVIGGVLATDVLAAAQVRRRA from the coding sequence GTGATCACCTTCGACAGCGTCAGCAAGGTGTTCGCCGGGGGCGCAACGGCGGTCGACCGGCTGAGTCTGCAAGTGCCCGAGGGCAAGTTGACCGTGTTCGTCGGATCCTCCGGGTGCGGCAAGACCACCGCCTTGCGCATGATCAACCGGATGGTGGACCCCACCTCGGGAACCGTCACCGTCGACGGCCGGGACGTGTCGACGGTTGATCCGGTGCGACTGCGTCGCGGCATCGGCTACGTCATCCAGAGCGCGGGTCTGATGCCCCATCAACGGGTTATCGACAACGTCGCGACGGTGCCGGTGCTGCGGGGTCAGTCCAGACGCATCGCTCGCGCCGCCGCCTATGAGGTTCTGGAACGCGTCGGGCTGAATCCGAAACTCGCCTCGCGCTATCCCGCGCAACTGTCCGGTGGCGAGCAGCAGCGCGTGGGCGTGGCGCGGGCGCTGGCCGCCGACCCGCCAATTCTGTTGATGGACGAGGCTTTCTCCGCCGTCGACCCGGTGGTCCGGCACACATTGCAGAACGAAATATTGCGTCTGCAAAGCGAATTGCGCAAAACAATCGTCTTCGTCACGCACGACATCGATGAGGCGCTGCGGCTCGCCGACCGTGTCGCCGTGTTCGGATCGGGCGGTGTCCTGCAGCAGTACGACGAGCCGGCGCAGCTGCTCGCGCGCCCGGCCAATGATTTCGTGGCCAAGTTCATCGGCCTGGGCCGTGGCTACCGCTGGCTTCAGCTGATCGACGCGGCCGGCCTGCCGGTGCACGACATCGCCACGATCCCGGCTGACGACCTGGCGGGTGCCGCATCGCCGGACGGCTGGGCGTTGGTCGTCGACGCTGACGGCGCACCGCGGGGCTGGATCGACGCCGACGGACTGGGCCGGCACCGCGGCGGTCAGCCCCTGGCCGAGGCCATGACAGCGGTGGGCTCGGTCTTCCACATCGACGGCAACCTCAGTCAGGCGCTGGACGCGGCGCTGTCCTCGCCGTCGTCGGTGGGTGTCGCCGTGGACCGGGCCGAAAAGGTGATCGGTGGCGTACTGGCCACCGACGTGCTGGCGGCTGCGCAGGTCCGGCGGCGAGCCTGA
- a CDS encoding ABC transporter substrate-binding protein yields MLRRATTAVALWLLVYPVAACGNPDPFGSGAGGPKSIVVGSGDFPESQIVAEIYAQALHANGFDVGRRMGIGSRETYIPALKDHSIDLVPEYIGNLLLYFEPDSKATVLDAVELQLYQRLPGDLSILTPSPASDTDTVTVTAATAAKWNLKTIADLAAHSAEVRFAAPSAFATRPSGLIGLKQKYGLDISSGNFMTINDGGGPVTVRALVDGTATAANIFSTSPAVVQDHLVALEDPEHNFLAGNIVPLVNSQKKSDRLKDVLDAVSARLTTGGIAELNAAVAGNGGADPDEAARKWVHDNGFDRPIER; encoded by the coding sequence ATGCTGCGGCGCGCAACGACCGCCGTGGCTTTGTGGTTGTTGGTGTACCCGGTGGCCGCCTGCGGCAATCCCGATCCCTTCGGGTCCGGCGCCGGCGGACCGAAATCCATCGTGGTGGGTTCGGGTGACTTCCCGGAATCGCAGATCGTCGCCGAAATCTACGCGCAGGCACTGCATGCCAACGGCTTCGACGTCGGGCGACGGATGGGTATCGGCAGCCGCGAGACCTACATCCCGGCTCTCAAAGACCACTCCATCGACCTGGTGCCGGAGTACATCGGCAACCTACTGCTCTACTTCGAGCCGGACTCGAAGGCCACGGTCCTCGATGCGGTCGAATTGCAGCTCTACCAACGCCTGCCGGGTGATCTCTCGATTCTGACGCCGTCGCCGGCTTCCGACACCGACACCGTGACCGTCACCGCGGCGACCGCCGCCAAATGGAATCTCAAGACCATCGCCGACCTGGCAGCCCATTCCGCCGAGGTGAGATTCGCCGCCCCGTCGGCCTTCGCGACCCGCCCGTCGGGGTTGATCGGCCTGAAACAGAAGTACGGACTCGACATCAGTTCCGGCAACTTCATGACCATCAACGACGGAGGCGGCCCGGTGACGGTGCGGGCTCTGGTCGACGGGACAGCCACAGCGGCAAACATTTTCAGCACCTCACCGGCCGTGGTGCAGGACCACCTGGTTGCGCTGGAGGATCCCGAACATAATTTCCTGGCTGGAAACATTGTGCCACTGGTGAACTCGCAGAAGAAGTCGGACCGTCTAAAGGATGTGCTGGATGCGGTCTCGGCCAGGCTGACCACCGGCGGCATCGCCGAACTCAACGCGGCGGTCGCCGGCAACGGTGGTGCCGACCCCGACGAGGCGGCTCGTAAATGGGTGCATGACAACGGTTTCGATCGACCGATCGAGCGCTGA
- a CDS encoding prephenate dehydrogenase: protein MCVLGLGLIGGSIMRAATGAGREVFGYNRSVEGVRGARSDGFDASTDLSETLARAAARDALIVLAVPMPALPNMLAHIGESAPDCPLTDVTSVKQAVLDEVIAAGLLPRFVGGHPMTGTAHSGWTAGHGGLFNRAPWVVSVDDHVDPQVWSMVTELALDCGAVVVPAKSDEHDAAAAAISHLPHLLAEALAITAAEVPLAFALAAGSFRDATRVAGTAPDLVRAMCEANTSQLTPATDRIIELLGRARESLAHNGSVAELVDEGHAARTRYESFPRSDIVTVVVGADGWRQQLAAAGRAGGVIRSALPTLDSRR from the coding sequence GTGTGCGTTCTGGGGCTGGGTCTGATCGGTGGTTCGATCATGCGGGCCGCCACCGGGGCGGGCCGTGAAGTATTCGGCTACAACCGTTCGGTCGAGGGCGTTCGCGGCGCCCGGTCCGACGGGTTCGACGCTTCCACCGACCTCAGCGAGACCCTGGCCCGGGCCGCAGCGCGCGACGCCTTGATCGTGCTGGCCGTGCCCATGCCGGCCCTGCCCAACATGCTGGCGCACATCGGCGAGTCGGCCCCCGACTGCCCACTGACCGACGTCACCAGCGTCAAGCAGGCGGTGCTCGACGAGGTCATCGCGGCGGGCCTGTTGCCGCGCTTCGTCGGCGGACATCCGATGACGGGCACCGCGCATTCGGGCTGGACGGCAGGCCACGGCGGCTTGTTCAACCGGGCACCCTGGGTGGTCAGCGTGGACGACCACGTCGACCCCCAGGTGTGGTCGATGGTGACGGAGCTGGCACTGGACTGCGGCGCAGTGGTGGTGCCCGCCAAGTCCGACGAGCACGACGCCGCCGCGGCCGCGATATCGCACCTGCCGCACCTGCTGGCCGAGGCCCTGGCCATTACCGCCGCCGAGGTTCCGCTGGCCTTCGCCCTGGCCGCCGGCTCGTTCCGGGACGCCACCCGGGTCGCGGGTACGGCACCGGACCTGGTGCGCGCGATGTGCGAGGCCAACACCAGCCAGCTGACGCCGGCCACCGACCGCATCATCGAACTGCTGGGCCGCGCCCGCGAGTCGCTGGCGCACAATGGCTCGGTCGCCGAGCTGGTCGACGAGGGCCACGCGGCACGCACCCGGTACGAGAGTTTCCCCCGCTCCGACATCGTCACCGTCGTCGTCGGCGCGGACGGATGGCGTCAGCAGCTGGCCGCGGCCGGCCGGGCCGGCGGTGTGATCAGATCCGCTCTGCCAACCCTGGATAGTCGACGATGA
- a CDS encoding histidine phosphatase family protein produces the protein MQLLLVRHALPLRSEHGEGADPDLSETGLQQVARLPEALARFPISRVVSSPQRRAIQTAEPLAQARALTIDIEDRLAEYDRDLTSYIPIEQIRTEFPDEWARMAQGHLPSTVDEDAFRARVRGAVDDLVAAADPDETIAAFSHGGVINVILHEILGTARLLSFPIDYASVTRLLFSRTGQATVATVNATEHVWDLLPRNQRW, from the coding sequence ATGCAACTGCTTCTGGTCCGGCATGCGCTGCCGCTGCGCAGCGAACACGGCGAGGGCGCCGATCCCGACCTGTCCGAGACCGGTTTACAGCAGGTCGCGCGGTTGCCGGAAGCGCTTGCCCGGTTTCCCATCTCGCGGGTGGTGAGCAGCCCGCAACGCCGCGCGATTCAGACGGCCGAGCCGCTGGCACAGGCCCGCGCGCTGACCATCGACATCGAGGATCGACTGGCCGAGTACGACCGAGACCTGACGTCCTACATTCCGATCGAGCAGATCCGTACCGAGTTCCCGGACGAGTGGGCCCGCATGGCCCAGGGGCACCTACCCAGCACCGTGGACGAGGACGCCTTCCGCGCCCGGGTCCGCGGCGCGGTCGACGACCTGGTGGCCGCCGCCGACCCCGACGAGACGATCGCCGCGTTCAGCCACGGCGGGGTGATCAATGTGATCTTGCACGAGATCCTGGGCACGGCCCGGCTGCTGTCGTTCCCCATCGACTACGCCTCGGTGACCCGGCTGTTGTTCTCCCGGACCGGGCAGGCCACGGTGGCGACGGTGAACGCCACCGAGCACGTGTGGGATCTGCTGCCCCGAAACCAAAGGTGGTGA
- a CDS encoding lipopolysaccharide assembly protein LapA domain-containing protein: protein MTSTSPGSVPPDAPLPDHAPSRKTPPPQSRPLPKDKASAFTRAGALWSSLIVGFLVLILLLVFIAQNTAPTAFTFLGWHWTLPLGVAILLAAVVGGLITVAVGTARIIQLRRAAKKNLTAAVR, encoded by the coding sequence ATGACCAGTACCTCTCCTGGCTCGGTTCCGCCGGATGCCCCTCTGCCAGACCATGCGCCGTCCCGCAAGACGCCGCCGCCGCAGTCCCGTCCGCTGCCGAAAGACAAGGCGTCCGCGTTCACCAGGGCCGGTGCCCTGTGGTCGTCGCTGATCGTCGGGTTCCTGGTCCTGATCCTGCTGTTGGTCTTCATCGCCCAGAACACGGCGCCCACCGCGTTCACCTTCCTGGGCTGGCATTGGACTCTGCCACTGGGTGTGGCGATTCTGCTGGCCGCCGTCGTCGGCGGGCTGATCACCGTCGCGGTGGGTACCGCCCGGATCATTCAGTTGCGCCGCGCGGCCAAGAAGAACTTGACCGCCGCCGTCCGTTAG
- a CDS encoding nucleoside deaminase: MTASDEELIRAALAVAGTAGPRDVPIGAVVVGPDGALLAQAVNAREADGDPTAHAEILALRAAARELGDGWRLEGATLAVTVEPCTMCAGALVLARVARLVFGAWEPKTGAVGSLWDVVRDRRLNHRPEVRGGVLAAECAAPLEEFFARQRLG, translated from the coding sequence GTGACAGCCTCTGACGAGGAGCTGATCCGCGCCGCGCTCGCGGTCGCCGGGACCGCCGGACCTCGTGATGTGCCTATCGGCGCCGTCGTCGTCGGACCCGACGGGGCCTTGCTGGCTCAGGCGGTCAATGCCCGTGAAGCCGACGGCGATCCCACCGCCCACGCCGAGATTTTGGCGCTGCGGGCGGCCGCGCGCGAGCTGGGCGACGGGTGGCGGCTGGAAGGCGCGACGCTGGCGGTCACCGTCGAACCCTGCACCATGTGCGCCGGCGCGCTGGTGCTGGCGCGGGTGGCGCGGCTGGTGTTCGGGGCGTGGGAGCCCAAGACCGGGGCGGTCGGCTCGCTGTGGGATGTGGTGCGGGATCGCCGGCTGAATCATCGACCCGAAGTTCGCGGTGGTGTACTGGCCGCGGAGTGCGCCGCGCCGCTCGAAGAGTTCTTCGCCCGGCAGCGATTGGGGTGA
- a CDS encoding ABC transporter permease, translated as MNFIAQALSFLTTAGNWTGPAGLAARTCEHLEYTALAVLASAAIAVPVGLVIGHTGRGQLLVVGAVNGLRALPTLGVLLLGVLLYGLGLGPPIVALMLLGVPSLLAGTYAGIANVDPLVVDAARAVGMAERQVLLRVEVPNALPLILGGLRSATLQVVATATVAAYASLGGLGRYLIDGIKERQFHIALVGAVMVAVLALALDGLMAAAVWASAPGSGRLSRRNRSSDAVVGDKPAAVDHQVLR; from the coding sequence GTGAACTTCATCGCGCAGGCGTTGTCCTTCCTGACCACCGCGGGCAACTGGACCGGTCCGGCCGGCCTGGCGGCGCGCACCTGCGAACACCTGGAATACACCGCGCTCGCCGTGCTGGCATCGGCCGCCATCGCCGTCCCGGTCGGTCTGGTCATCGGGCACACCGGCCGCGGCCAACTGTTGGTGGTGGGCGCGGTCAACGGACTGCGCGCGCTGCCGACGCTGGGGGTGCTGCTGTTAGGGGTGCTGCTGTACGGGCTGGGCCTGGGGCCGCCGATCGTGGCGCTGATGCTGCTCGGCGTACCGTCATTGCTGGCCGGCACCTATGCGGGAATCGCCAATGTCGACCCGCTGGTCGTGGACGCGGCGCGCGCCGTCGGCATGGCCGAGCGTCAGGTGCTGCTGCGGGTCGAGGTGCCCAACGCGCTGCCGCTGATCCTGGGCGGGCTGCGGAGCGCGACGCTGCAAGTGGTCGCGACCGCGACGGTGGCCGCGTACGCGAGTCTGGGCGGGCTGGGCCGGTACCTGATCGACGGGATCAAAGAGCGCCAATTTCACATCGCGTTGGTCGGGGCGGTGATGGTGGCGGTGCTGGCGCTGGCCCTCGACGGACTGATGGCGGCGGCGGTATGGGCTTCGGCCCCGGGCAGCGGGCGGCTGAGCAGGCGCAATCGTAGTTCTGATGCGGTAGTTGGGGACAAACCCGCCGCGGTTGACCATCAAGTCCTACGGTAG
- a CDS encoding phosphotransferase family protein: MVSASGTELDARVLGRWLDSTNAPGQGEEPVLEQLSGGSQNTLYLVRRGPGPMVLRMPGPRADAARIDGLLREIRLVRALRGTDVPHAELIAADETGSVLGMPFYVMRAIDGWSPMDGGWKAPFDTDLAARRELAFQLVEGAAKLGRVDWRAQGLEGFGRPDGFHERQVDRWLAFLDSYKVRELPGLDEAADWLRRNRPTHYTPGIMHGDYQFANVMFANGAPARLAAIVDWEMTTVGDPLLDLAWSLLGYDGEEPRAGGFYLDMTGMPRRSELLSHYESISGLSTENIDYYLVLANWKLGIVLEKTYAAGVRTGKVDPKIKDAFGAMIPQLIATAAELTRS, encoded by the coding sequence ATGGTGAGCGCGAGCGGGACCGAACTGGATGCCCGCGTCCTGGGCCGTTGGCTGGACTCGACGAATGCGCCGGGACAGGGTGAGGAGCCGGTCCTCGAACAACTCAGCGGCGGTTCGCAGAACACCCTCTATCTCGTGCGGCGAGGACCGGGGCCGATGGTGCTGCGGATGCCCGGCCCGCGCGCCGACGCCGCGCGCATCGACGGGTTACTGCGCGAGATCCGGCTGGTGCGGGCGCTGCGCGGCACCGATGTGCCGCATGCGGAGTTGATCGCCGCCGACGAGACCGGTTCGGTGCTGGGTATGCCGTTCTACGTGATGCGCGCGATCGACGGGTGGAGCCCGATGGACGGCGGATGGAAAGCGCCCTTCGACACCGACCTGGCGGCCCGTCGCGAGCTCGCATTCCAGCTCGTCGAAGGAGCGGCGAAATTGGGCCGGGTCGACTGGCGCGCCCAAGGCCTCGAAGGGTTCGGCCGACCCGACGGATTCCACGAGCGGCAGGTCGACCGCTGGCTGGCCTTCCTCGACTCCTACAAGGTGCGCGAGCTGCCCGGCCTGGACGAAGCCGCGGACTGGTTGCGCCGCAACCGTCCTACGCATTACACACCCGGGATCATGCACGGCGATTACCAATTCGCGAACGTGATGTTCGCGAACGGGGCGCCGGCCCGGCTGGCGGCGATCGTGGACTGGGAGATGACCACGGTCGGCGACCCGCTACTGGACCTGGCGTGGTCGCTGCTGGGCTATGACGGTGAGGAGCCCCGCGCCGGCGGGTTCTACCTCGACATGACCGGCATGCCGCGCCGCAGCGAATTGCTGTCGCACTACGAGTCGATCAGCGGACTGTCCACCGAGAACATCGACTACTACCTGGTGCTGGCGAACTGGAAGCTGGGCATCGTGCTGGAGAAGACCTACGCTGCGGGGGTGCGCACCGGCAAAGTCGACCCGAAGATCAAGGACGCGTTCGGGGCGATGATCCCGCAGCTGATCGCCACCGCCGCCGAGTTGACGAGGTCCTGA
- a CDS encoding ABC transporter permease gives MHYLLTHLGTAWALTVIHLRLSLIPVAIGLAIAVPLGLLVQRAPLLRRLTTVSASVIFTIPSLALFVVLPLIIGTRILDEANVIVALSAYTTALMVRAVLEALDAVPAQLRDAAIAIGYGPLARMLKVELPLSIPVLVAGLRVVVVTNIAMVSVGSVIGIGGLGSWFTAGFQMNKSEQIVAGIIAMFTLAVVIDTLISVAGRLITPWERSRRIKSPIVGGAR, from the coding sequence ATGCACTACCTGTTGACGCATCTGGGCACCGCGTGGGCACTGACCGTCATTCATCTGCGCCTGTCGCTGATACCGGTGGCGATCGGGCTGGCCATCGCGGTGCCACTCGGACTGCTGGTTCAGCGGGCTCCACTGCTGCGCCGGTTGACGACGGTGTCGGCCAGCGTGATCTTCACCATCCCGTCGCTGGCGCTGTTCGTCGTGCTGCCGCTGATCATCGGGACCCGAATCCTCGACGAGGCCAACGTGATCGTCGCGCTCAGCGCCTACACCACCGCCCTGATGGTGCGCGCGGTCCTCGAAGCTCTGGACGCGGTTCCGGCGCAACTGCGCGACGCGGCGATCGCCATCGGCTACGGCCCGCTGGCCCGGATGCTGAAAGTTGAACTGCCACTGTCGATCCCGGTGTTGGTGGCCGGGCTGCGGGTGGTGGTGGTCACCAACATCGCGATGGTCTCGGTCGGTTCGGTGATCGGGATCGGCGGCCTCGGCAGCTGGTTCACCGCGGGATTCCAGATGAACAAGAGCGAGCAGATCGTCGCCGGGATCATCGCGATGTTCACGCTGGCCGTCGTCATCGACACGCTGATCAGCGTGGCCGGCCGCCTGATCACGCCCTGGGAGCGCAGCCGCCGCATCAAATCCCCGATCGTGGGGGGCGCCCGGTGA
- a CDS encoding IS481 family transposase, translated as MSKARVVVLEVISGHLSVTEAARAYKLSRQHIYRLLKRYHEGGLDALEPRSRRPASNPHAVADEVIIAVVQLRQRLTAEGLDAGPISLQWHLHQADLAVPSTSTIRRILSHHGLITPQPRKRPRSSYHRFAAEQPNECWQSDFTHCPLADGSDTEILNWLDDHSRYLLCCTAYRRVGGPDVVATFTTTAAEFGLPASTLTDNGAVYTSRFTHGHNDFERLLATLGITQKNGHPGHPQTQGKIERFHQTLKRWLAARPRPATLTDLQALLDDFRVIYNTQRPHRAHPGRITPHRAYLARPKAHPTGAPAAHFRIRHDTIDQFGKLTLRHASRLHHLGIGRAHAHTPVLILITDPTVTVISKTGYHILSSHTIDPDHNYWRNQNKNPGRWPGNL; from the coding sequence ATGTCCAAAGCCCGTGTGGTCGTCCTCGAAGTCATCAGTGGCCACCTGTCCGTGACCGAGGCCGCCCGTGCCTACAAGCTGTCTCGACAACACATCTACCGGCTGCTCAAGCGCTACCACGAGGGTGGTCTGGACGCGCTCGAACCGCGCTCACGCCGGCCCGCCAGCAACCCCCACGCTGTGGCCGACGAGGTCATCATCGCCGTGGTGCAACTACGTCAACGACTCACCGCCGAGGGCCTCGACGCAGGACCGATCAGCCTGCAATGGCACCTCCACCAAGCGGATCTGGCGGTGCCATCGACCTCCACCATCCGCCGCATCCTGTCCCACCACGGCCTGATCACCCCCCAGCCACGCAAGCGGCCCCGCAGCTCCTATCACCGCTTCGCCGCCGAACAACCCAACGAATGCTGGCAATCGGATTTCACCCACTGTCCCCTGGCCGATGGCAGCGACACCGAAATCCTCAACTGGCTCGACGACCACTCCCGCTACCTGCTGTGCTGCACCGCCTACCGCCGTGTCGGCGGCCCCGACGTCGTCGCCACCTTCACCACCACCGCCGCCGAATTCGGGCTGCCCGCATCCACCCTCACCGACAACGGAGCGGTCTACACCTCACGATTCACCCACGGACACAACGACTTCGAACGCCTCCTGGCCACCCTGGGCATCACCCAAAAAAACGGACATCCCGGCCACCCCCAAACCCAAGGCAAAATCGAACGCTTCCACCAAACCCTCAAACGCTGGCTCGCCGCCCGACCCCGACCGGCCACCCTGACTGACCTTCAAGCCCTCCTCGATGACTTCCGCGTCATCTACAACACCCAGCGGCCCCACCGCGCCCACCCCGGCCGCATCACTCCCCACCGGGCCTACCTCGCCCGCCCCAAAGCCCACCCCACCGGCGCACCCGCCGCCCACTTCCGCATCCGCCACGACACCATCGACCAATTCGGCAAACTCACCCTGCGCCACGCCAGCCGCCTGCATCACCTCGGCATCGGCCGCGCCCACGCCCACACCCCAGTACTGATCCTCATAACCGACCCCACCGTCACCGTTATCAGCAAAACCGGCTACCACATCCTCAGCAGCCACACCATCGACCCCGACCACAACTACTGGCGCAACCAAAACAAAAACCCCGGCCGATGGCCGGGGAATCTGTAA
- a CDS encoding putative glycolipid-binding domain-containing protein, which produces MLTWRAQDISRMESVRIQLSGKRIKANGRIVAAATATNPAFGAFYELQTDEKGATKRFGLTVTLAERERQLAIARDEENMWLITDHQGERRAGYNGALDVDLVFSPFFNALPIRRLGIHERADSVVLPMVYVNVPEMTVDAATVSYTSEGRLDAIKLRSPVADTTVVVDADGFIVDYPGLAERI; this is translated from the coding sequence ATGCTGACCTGGCGCGCGCAGGACATTTCGCGCATGGAATCTGTGCGAATCCAGTTGTCCGGCAAGAGAATCAAGGCCAACGGCCGCATCGTGGCCGCGGCCACCGCAACCAATCCCGCCTTCGGCGCCTTCTACGAACTGCAGACAGACGAGAAGGGCGCCACCAAGCGGTTCGGGCTGACCGTCACGTTGGCCGAGCGGGAACGTCAACTTGCGATCGCCCGTGACGAAGAGAACATGTGGCTGATCACCGACCACCAGGGTGAGCGACGCGCGGGCTACAACGGCGCCCTGGACGTCGACCTGGTTTTCAGCCCGTTCTTCAACGCACTGCCGATCCGGCGGCTGGGCATCCACGAGCGGGCCGATTCGGTCGTGCTGCCGATGGTCTATGTGAACGTGCCGGAGATGACGGTCGACGCCGCCACCGTGAGCTACACCAGCGAGGGCCGGTTGGACGCGATCAAGCTGCGGTCGCCGGTGGCAGACACGACCGTGGTCGTGGATGCCGACGGGTTCATCGTCGACTATCCAGGGTTGGCAGAGCGGATCTGA
- a CDS encoding tRNA adenosine deaminase-associated protein: protein MGAQRASAAGPSTDTPDGFGVAVVREEGKWRCAPLGPKALTSLSAAETELRELRSSGAVFGLLDVDDEFFVIVRPAPSGTRLLLSDATAALDYDIAAEVLDSLDAEIDPEDLEDAEPFEEGDLALLSDIGLPEAVLGVILDESDLYADEQLGRIAREMGFAEQLSAVIDRLGR, encoded by the coding sequence ATGGGAGCACAACGGGCTTCAGCAGCAGGCCCGTCTACGGACACCCCCGATGGCTTCGGCGTCGCGGTCGTGCGCGAAGAGGGCAAGTGGCGCTGCGCGCCGCTGGGCCCCAAAGCGCTGACCAGTTTGTCCGCCGCCGAGACCGAACTCCGGGAGCTGCGAAGTTCCGGCGCCGTATTCGGGTTGCTGGACGTCGACGATGAATTCTTTGTCATCGTGCGTCCGGCGCCGTCCGGGACCCGGTTGCTGCTCTCCGACGCCACCGCCGCGCTGGATTACGACATCGCCGCCGAGGTGCTGGACAGCCTGGACGCCGAAATCGATCCCGAGGACCTCGAGGACGCCGAACCGTTCGAAGAAGGCGACCTGGCGTTGCTGTCGGACATCGGGCTGCCCGAGGCGGTGCTGGGCGTCATCCTCGACGAGAGTGACCTGTATGCCGACGAGCAACTCGGCCGGATCGCGCGAGAGATGGGCTTCGCCGAGCAGTTGTCGGCGGTGATCGACCGTCTCGGTCGGTGA